A window of the Brassica oleracea var. oleracea cultivar TO1000 chromosome C1, BOL, whole genome shotgun sequence genome harbors these coding sequences:
- the LOC106341701 gene encoding regulatory protein NPR2 — MATIAGLSGSYEITNGYSFIAESSIDNPAAEFLTSPEFSALQLLSTCLESVFDSPETFYSDAKLILSDGREISFHRCVLSARIPVFKNALASAVKDRKPAAVVKLELKEIARDYDVGFDSVATVLAYVYSGRVRPPRKGASDCVDDGCCHVACRPAVEFLMELLYLAYVFEIPELVSLYERQFLNIIDNIVIEDILVIFKLANICGEAYKKLLDRCVEIIAKSDIEIVTLDKSLPQDIVKRVTDIRKELGLEPPEPDKHVMNIYKALDSDDVELVKMLLTEGHTSLDDAYALHYAVAHSDVKTASDLIDIELADVDHRNPRGYTALHVAAMRNEPKLMVYLLTKGANASETTFDGRTALVIAKRLTKASEYNASTEQGKPSLKGGLCIEVLEHACKLGRLPRDELPSLPATPDELRMRLLYLENRVALARILFPVEAQVVMDIVKLEGTCEFTASSLDPDQHSGAKRTSLDLNIAPFVIREEHLCRLIALTNTVKLGKRYFPRCSLDHFMDSEDLNHLACVEEDTPEKRLQKKQRYMELQETVMKTFSEEKDDSGKSSKTRSVRSNGKLSHRRLRVDKRDLEKRLCRNRKGDSRIEKHVTFQARN; from the exons ATGGCCACCATCGCTGGACTCTCCGGTTCCTATGAAATCACCAACGGATACAGCTTCATCGCCGAGTCCTCTATCGACAACCCCGCGGCGGAGTTTCTAACATCACCGGAGTTTTCGGCGCTGCAACTCCTCTCCACCTGCCTAGAATCAGTCTTCGACTCGCCGGAGACTTTCTACAGCGACGCCAAGCTAATTCTCTCCGACGGCCGCGAGATATCCTTCCACCGCTGCGTTCTCTCGGCGAGGATACCCGTCTTCAAGAACGCGCTAGCATCCGCCGTGAAGGATCGAAAACCCGCCGCCGTCGTCAAGCTCGAGCTAAAGGAGATCGCGAGAGATTACGACGTGGGTTTCGACTCGGTGGCGACTGTTTTGGCTTACGTATACAGCGGCAGAGTGAGGCCGCCGCGGAAAGGAGCTTCTGATTGCGTTGACGATGGTTGCTGCCACGTGGCGTGCCGTCCAGCTGTGGAGTTCTTGATGGAGCTTCTCTACTTAGCTTACGTCTTCGAGATACCCGAGTTAGTTTCTTTATACGAG AGGCAGTTCTTGAATATTATAGACAATATTGTTATAGAAGACATCTTGGTGATATTCAAGCTCGCTAACATCTGTGGTGAAGCATACAAGAAGCTTTTAGATAGATGCGTAGAGATTATCGCCAAGTCAGATATAGAGATCGTTACTCTCGACAAGTCTTTACCCCAAGACATCGTCAAACGAGTCACCGACATCCGCAAAGAGCTCGGTCTCGAGCCGCCCGAGCCGGATAAACATGTCATGAACATATACAAGGCCCTTGACTCCGACGATGTTGAGCTTGTCAAGATGCTTTTGACAGAAGGACACACGAGTCTAGACGACGCCTACGCTCTTCACTACGCTGTTGCACATTCCGATGTGAAGACGGCCTCTGATCTCATTGACATCGAGCTCGCTGACGTGGACCATAGAAACCCGAGGGGATACACGGCGCTTCACGTTGCTGCGATGCGCAACGAGCCGAAGCTGATGGTTTATTTATTGACTAAAGGTGCGAATGCGTCGGAGACGACGTTTGACGGTAGAACGGCTCTGGTGATTGCGAAAAGGCTCACTAAAGCTTCGGAGTATAATGCTAGTACGGAGCAAGGGAAGCCTTCTCTGAAAGGAGGGCTATGCATAGAGGTACTAGAGCATGCGTGTAAACTAGGTAGGTTGCCTAGAGATGAGTTACCTTCTCTTCCAGCTACTCCTGATGAATTGAGGATGAGGCTGCTCTATCTTGAAAACAGAG TTGCACTGGCTCGAATCCTATTTCCAGTGGAAGCTCAAGTGGTAATGGATATCGTCAAACTGGAGGGAACATGCGAGTTTACTGCTTCTAGTCTCGACCCTGACCAACACAGTGGTGCGAAGAGGACATCACTGGACTTAAACATAGCACCTTTCGTAATCCGAGAGGAGCATTTGTGTAGACTAATAGCGCTTACTAACACCG TGAAGCTAGGGAAACGATACTTTCCACGCTGTTCGCTCGATCACTTTATGGACTCTGAGGACTTGAATCATCTGGCTTGTGTAGAAGAGGACACTCCTGAGAAACGGCTACAGAAGAAGCAAAGGTACATGGAACTACAAGAGACTGTGATGAAGACCTTTAGTGAGGAGAAGGATGACTCTGGAAAGTCTTCCAAAACAAGATCAGTGAGGTCCAATGGTAAGCTCTCCCACCGGCGCCTAAGGGTGGACAAAAGAGATTTAGAGAAAAGGCTTTGCAGGAACAGGAAGGGGGATTCAAGAATAGAAAAGCATGTCACATTTCAAGCCCGCAACTAA
- the LOC106299499 gene encoding uncharacterized protein LOC106299499, producing the protein MELTTLASWLTPTTLFLLLNFTIGTIFFTNKLGSGSKKHQPHQDGFGPGHNHDNAQLGRPPSFVDRVKSINFSLYNSPSHESEIHFNGSDSNPSPPRSLLQRVRSFNMPSFKFPQHNSEGDYAAYALTTPPEDTNRVDPVVKSPEDEVNVPTQPRPGGPSLLQRVKSIKLPSLYRSEPEQSSEEPKPERTKSESSKPAMKSKKKKKTVKKMTKSASEKVGVGREEETVEAVEKRRPETTRVERTTSIDEGEEGVDDKASDFINKFKQQLKLQRLDSFLRYREMLKNN; encoded by the coding sequence ATGGAGCTCACAACCTTGGCCAGCTGGTTAACGCCGACGACTCTCTTCCTCCTCCTCAACTTCACCATTGGCACCATTTTCTTCACCAACAAGTTAGGTTCCGGTTCCAAGAAACACCAACCTCATCAAGATGGGTTCGGTCCAGGTCATAACCATGATAATGCGCAGTTAGGCAGACCTCCCTCGTTCGTAGACAGAGTCAAGTCCATCAACTTCAGTCTCTACAACTCTCCTTCCCATGAATCCGAGATCCACTTCAACGGGTCGGATTCTAACCCGAGCCCGCCTCGGTCTCTCCTGCAACGGGTCAGATCCTTCAACATGCCTTCCTTCAAGTTCCCGCAACACAATTCAGAAGGAGACTACGCTGCCTACGCACTGACGACCCCACCCGAAGATACGAACCGGGTCGACCCGGTTGTCAAGAGCCCGGAAGATGAAGTTAACGTACCGACACAACCTAGACCCGGAGGTCCGTCTCTCTTGCAGCGGGTAAAGTCCATCAAGCTCCCTTCATTGTATAGATCAGAGCCAGAACAGAGCTCAGAAGAGCCAAAGCCGGAGAGGACGAAGTCGGAGTCGAGTAAGCCGGCGATGAAGAGTAAGAAGAAGAAGAAGACGGTGAAGAAGATGACGAAATCTGCTAGCGAGAAAGTCGGCGTTGGCCGGGAGGAGGAGACGGTTGAGGCAGTGGAGAAGAGACGCCCGGAGACGACAAGAGTCGAGAGGACGACGTCGATCGATGAAGGAGAAGAAGGTGTCGACGATAAAGCCTCTGATTTCATCAACAAGTTTAAGCAGCAGCTGAAACTACAGAGGCTGGATTCCTTTCTCAGGTACAGAGAGATGCTCAAGAACAACTGA